The following is a genomic window from Candidatus Margulisiibacteriota bacterium.
GCGGAGATTTCAGTCGGTTTGGAGGATTTTTAGGAAAGTATGGGGACATAGCGGTCCCTGAATTTTACTGGCCGGGGGGGGTCATTCCAATTCGTAGATTATCATGGCGGTGGCAGCCATACCGGCCGTTTCTGTCCTGAGGACCGTTCTACCCAAGGAAACCGGTTTAAAACCATGCGCAACAGCTCCCGCCACTTCCTTTTTGGAAAAACCGCCTTCGGGGCCTATTAGAACAGCAATGCTATTAGTATTAGTATGTTCCTTTAGCACAGATTTCAAGGATATCTGTTTCTCATTCTCCCATGGGATCAATTTAAGATCGAAATCCTTAGAAATACCCCTCGACAAGCTCGGGGCAAGCTCTAGAAATTCATCGAAATTCAGGACAGGAGACACTTCCGGTATTATTGCTCGGCCGCATTGCTGGGCGGCTTCTTTGGATATCTTTCTCCACCTCTCAAGTTTTTCTCCTCTGGCTACGGTCCTTTCGGTGGTAATAGGGATTATTTTATGAACGCCAAGTTCAACGGACTTTTGTATTATGAGGTCCATCTTTGAGGCCTTTGGCAGGGCCTGTACCAGAGTGATCTTGACAGACGGTTCGGTATCGGTTTTTTTGGAGGATAAGATCCTGGCAGAGACGCAGTCTTTGCCAAAGGATTCGATGGAGCAAAGATATTCCATCCCTTGTCCGTCAAAACAAACAAGTTCGTCTTGCGCCTTAAGCCTTAAGACATTCTTTATATGATTAACATCGTGGCCTGAGACCGTTATGATATCTTTATCGATGGATCCGGGCAGCACAAAAAACCGGTTCATTTTGCGCCTTTGATCTTCTTAAGCAGTTGTGCCTGCTCTTTTGAAAGCCTGGTGGGGATCTCTACCTGCACCTCAACGAACAGGTCTCCTCTTCCGTGGCCGTAGAGTTTATTGATGCCTTTGCCTTTTATCCTGAACACGGTGTTGGGCTGGGTGCCTGCCGGTATCTTCAGTTCCACATCCTGTCCAAAAACATTAATATGCGCGGTATCGCCGAGGGCTGCGCTAACAAAATCTATTTTGTCGGTGGTATAAAGATTGTCCCCGTCCCGGCGCAGCATAGGATGAGGTTTAACATCGATAAAGACATAAAGGTCTCCATAACCTCCGCCCCTTATGCCTGCATCCCCAAAGCCGGAGACCTTTAATCTGTATCCGGCGTCTATTCCCGCGGGAACTGTTACCTTTGCCTTGTCTTTTGTCCTTATCCTTCCCGAGCCTTTGCATGTTTTGCACGGGTTTTCAATTATTTCTCCGTAGCCGGAACATTTGTCGCATACCACGATCTGGGAAAAGCTTCCCAGGATCGTTCTTTGGGCCCTGGTGACCTGGCCGGACCCCCCGCACTGGGGGCATTTTTTGACCGCCGTAAACCCTTCGGCTCCGCTGCCCTTGCATTTGCCGCAGACCTTGAGCCTTTCTATCTCCACTTCCCTTTCAAGGCCGTTGTGGGCTTCTTCAAGCGTGAGCTCAAGGTCATATCTTAAATCATTGCCGGGTTCCGGGCCTCTTTTGCGACTGGCGCCCTGCCTTCCCCCAAAAAAGGATTCGAACATATCTCCGAACGGCGAAGAAGATGTAAAGTCACGCAAAATATCCTCAAGGTCGGGGAAGCCGGAAGCGTTAAACCCTCCTGCGGGGCCCGCGGTCCCGTAAGTGTCGTACATCTGTTTTTTTCTGGGGTCGCTCAAAACCTGATAGGCTTCGTTGATCTCTTTGAATTTTTTTGTTGCATCGGGTTCTTTGCAGACATCGGGATGGTATTTTCTTGCAAGCGACCTGAAGGCTTTCTTTATTTCATCAGGAGAAGAAGGTTTTGATATTCCAAGGGATCCGTAATAATCTTTGTTAGCCATAATTTAATTATATAACAAAAGGACGGGGGCGGGAAAAATCAGCAGGGGCGCATTGCGGTGCGCCCCTGCAGGTATTGCAAGAAACCTTGATTATTTCTGATCCGATTCCTTCCAGTCGGCGTTTATAGTCTTGTCATCCCCGGGATTTTGCGAAGGTCCGCTTGCCCCTGCATCTCCTTGGCCCTGGGACTGCTCTCCTTGAGGCGGCTGCTGGGCCTTGTAGACCTGAGAGGACATTTCATAAACCTCTTTCTGAAGCGCTTCAAGGTCCTGTTTGATCTTGGCAGTGTCAGTGCCGGCAAGCGATTTTTTCAGCTCCTCTATCCCTTTTTGGACCTTTTCTTTGGTTTGGGCATCTATTTTGTCGCCCATATCCTTCAAAGTTTTTTCCGCCGTGTAGGCAAGGTTGTCGGCTTGGTTCCTAATCTCTACCTCTTCTTTTTTCTTCTTGTCATCGGATTCGTGCAGTTCCGCCTCTTTTTTCATCTTATCTATATCATCCTTTGTAAGCCCCGAAGAAGCGGTGATGGAGATCTTTTGCACTTTCCCCGTACCCTTGTCCTTTGCGCTTACATGAAGGATGCCGTTGGCGTCAATGTCAAAGGTGACCTCTATCTGTGGAATACCTCTCGGCGCCGGGGGGATGCCTTCCAGATGGAATCTCCCAAGTGTCCTGTTGTCAGAAGCCATCTGTCTCTCTCCCTGAAGCACATGGACTTCTACGCTGGTCTGTCCGTCGCCCGCGGTAGAAAATACCTCGCTCTTTGAAGTCGGGATCGTGGTGTTCCTTTCTATCAGCCTGGTCATTACGCCTCCCAGGGTCTCTATCCCCAACGAAAGAGGGGTAACATCAAGCAGGACCATCTCCTTTACCTCTCCGGTAAGCACTCCGCCCTGGATGGCGGCTCCAATGGCCACTACCTCGTCAGGATTGACGGTCTTGTTGGGTTCCTTGCCAAAGAGGCTTTTGACCACTTCCTGGACTTTTGGCATCCTTGTCTGCCCGCCTACCAGGATCACTTCGTTTATGTCAGAGGCTCCCAGTTTGGCATCGGAAAGAGCGTTCTTTACCGGGCCCAGGGTCCTCTGTATCAGGTCGTCCACCAGCTGTTCCAGCTTTGAGCGCGATAGTTTTATGACCAGGTGTTTGGGCCCCGAGGCATCTGCAGTTATGAAGGGCAGATTTATCTCGGCCTCCATTACGGTTGACAGCTCGCATTTTGCTTTTTCGGAGGCGTCGCGGAGCCTCTGCAAGGCCATCCTGTCGTTCTTAAGGTCTATGCCGTTCTCTTTCTTGAACTCGTCAACAAGCCAATTGACTATCTTTTCATCAAAGTTATCGCCTCCGAGGTGGGTGTCCCCGTTCGTTGATTTTACCTCAAAGACGCCGTCGCCTATCTCAAGGATGGAAATGTCAAAGGTGCCTCCGCCCAGATCGTATACTGCGATCTTTTCCGCATGTTTTTTGTCAAGACCGTAGGCAAGCGCTGCGGCCGTGGGCTCGTTGATTATCCTGACAACTTCCAGCCCGGCTATGGCGCCGGCATCTTTTGTTGCCTGCCTCTGGCTGTCGTTAAAGTACGCAGGGACCGTGATAACTGCCTTTGACACCTTCTCTCCGAGGTAAGCTTCGGCATCCTGTTTGATCTTTTGCAGGACCATTGCCGAGATCTCCGGCGGCGTATAGGTCTTGCCTCTTATGCTGACCCCGGCGCCTCCCGCTTTGTCCTCCGTAACTTTGTAGGGGACCAGCCTCATCTCTTCCCCGACCTCTGTTACTCTCCTTCCCATGAACCTTTTTATGGAATAGACGGTGTTTTCCGGATTTGTTATCGCCTGTCTTTTGGCTATGCGGCCCACGACCCTTTCGTTGTCCTTGGGAAAAGCCACCACCGAGGGAACTATTCTTTCCCCTTCCGAACTCGGGATAACGGTGGGTTCTCCTCCTATTACCACCGCGCAGCAGCTGTTGGTTGTTCCCAGATCGATCCCTATGATTTTGGACATTTTTTGTTCCCCTTTCTAATGGATTTGTCGCGTCCGGACGGGCGCATGTCCTGCGCCCCTACGGATTTTTTGAAACGATCACCATCGACGGCCTGATCAATTTACCCCTGAATGTGTATCCCTTCTGCATTTCTTCCGCCACTGTCCCGTCATCAAGACCTTCGACAGCTTTTGTTATTACGGCCTCATGAAAATTGGGGTCAAAGGGCTTTCCGACGCATTCTATGGGGCAGACCCCTATCTTTTGCAGCACATCCTCCAGCTGTTTTTTTATAAGCGCAAATCCCTTGAAGAATTCTTCGCCGACTTTTTCCCTGCCGCATCCGGAAGCATGGTCCATTGCCCGCTCAAAATTGTCCAGTATCGGCAACAGGGCTATTATGAGCGCCTCATTGCTGAAAAAGACGATCTCTTCTTTTTCCGCGGCAGCCCTTTTCTTAAAGTTGTCAAAATCCGCCATAAGGCGCAGCAGCTGGTTCTTGAGCTCTTCTATCTTTGCGTCCTTTTCGTCGGGGCATTCGGCTTTTTCAGCCTTGTCTTTGTCCATCTTGTTATTTCCTCCGATGATCTTCATTTTAGAGTATCTCCGTAAGCAGCCTTGAGAACAGGTCCAGAGCGGAAGACACCTTTTCATAATGCATCCTTGTGGGGCCGATCACGCAAAGAATGCCGCTGTCGCCGAATTTTTTTGCAATGACGGAGCACTCCCTCAAAGCCTTGCAGTTATTTTCGGTCCCGATCCTGATAGGGGAGGGGTCCTCTCCGACATAATTGTCAAGGATCTCTGTTATCAGCGGATGGTTCTCTATCGTCTCCACTACAGAGCAGACCTTTTGAGGGGAAGAAAACTCCGGCTGTTTCAGCATTTTTGAGATTCCCCCGGCATGAAGGCTCTTGCGCTTGCCGCAGGAAACCGCCACGGAAGCGTTGTCGCACATAAAGGAAAGCAGCTCTACCGTTTCGTTAAGTATCTCTTCCTCGAGGCGTTCAATGCTTTCCAGTTTATCCTTGATGGACCTGACCGTTCTCTGGGGCAGCTCGGGGTTCTGCATAAGGTTGTCCACAAAAAACCTGTAACCTTTGTCCGACGGGACCCTCCCGGCGGAAGTGTGTGGTTTTCTTATGTAGCCCTTTTTCTCAAGGTCCGCCATGTCAAAGCGTATGGTGGCGGGGCTGGCATCCACCCTGTGCTTTTTGACGACGGCGCTGGAGCCGATGGGCTCGGCCGAATTTATATAGTCCTCGATGATTATTTCAAGGACCTTTCTTTTTCTGTCGTCCAGGAACTCTATGTTCATTTTAGCACTCCGGCCCCTCAAGTGCTAATTATAGCAACGCCGTTTTTTGTTGTCAAGAATAATGTATCTGATAGCGCTGAAATCCGTAAGGCAGGAAAACGATGAACAAACATGAGCGTTGTACAGGCTTTAAGATATTTTGATAGTATGCGGAGTTTTGCTTCTTTGCCCGTGACAGACGGGCAGGCAGTAAAGCTGCGCAGATATTTTTCCTTGGAGGCAGGACCTTATCTTGCAAAAAGGGCCCAAACGCAAAATAGCAGATTGTTTGATCTGCATGTACATACTGATTACTCCGACGGACAGCTGGATGCTTTAAGCGTTTTTAGGCTGGCGCTTTCAAAGGGCGTGGGCTCTTTGGCCTTGACCGACCATAATGTGGTCGGAAATGTCCTGGCGGACATGAGGTCGGCCTGGGGTGAAGGAATTGATCATACTTTTGCCTCTTCCGAATTGGCGCTGTATACTCCTTTGGGCGAGACCCATTTTAAGCTCTATTTTGACCCTTTTAGAACAGCGGAATTTGTTCCTTTGATACATAGGACCAAAGAAGAAGCCCGCTCAGCTCTTTTTTTACAGATAGAAAGCCTTAAAACCCTTTCATCTGATCAGGGTTTGTCAAAATATGACAGGGAAGCCCTTGACTCCTTTTATGCTTATCTTGGCTGCCGCGGGATACAAAAAGGGGAGATCCTCGGGTGCTTTAAGAAATGCGCCGATGGCCTGTCCCGGATCCCGCAGAGCCGAATGCAGGCACTGACAGTTCTGATGTGTAAGATCGAGAATCCGGCGGAAGCCCTTGGAGATGAAAGCATTGCAGTATTAGACCCGAGAGACTCCGGCAGCAGTGATTACAGGATCATCAGAAAATTCCTGCAGCAGGTCTTAGCACCTTCGAAGGAGCTGCTTGCTCAGGGCATCACGCCGGCGCACCTCTGCCTTGAAGAACTGTCTCAGATGGGAGGGCTTTTGGTCTTTGCGCACCCAGGCAGGTACGAGCGCGACGGATTTTCGAGAAAACTGGTCTCCATGGTCGCAGCAGAGCTGGCAGCCAGAAACGTGCTTTACGGACTTGAAACCTCTTATACTTCTTACGATCCCGGGACCGCAGGTTTTTATACAGGCCTGGCGCAGGAACTTGGGCTGGAGCAAGACGGCGGTTCTGATTTCCACACTATGAAAGTAACGGACTCCGACGGAGAATTGGGCAGGGGAGACACCCGCAGGTACGGGGAAAAAGGCAATGTTCATGTTGAGCCCTCGGTGGCCGAAAAGATAAGGCGCAGGCTGGCATTTCCCCTGCTGCAGGACGCAAAGGCTTTTGCTTTAGAAGATCCTGCCGAAGCCCGTTTGCGCCTTTCCCGGTCACTTACGATAGATCCTTATCTGTTTTTAGATGAAAGCCTCAATGTAAAAGGGCTGCTTTTGCATCTTTTGGGCCGGGGGGGACAGGGCTGATATCAAACAAACTCTTCAAAGACCTTGTTGGCAAGGTAGAGGCCGTTTTCGGAAAGCTTTAATCTGCCTTTTAGTATCTCAATTAAGCCCAGGGCCGATAATTTTTCCAGTTCTTTCCCGTACAGGTCTTCCAGCGAGGCCCCGAACCTCTTTTTGAAGCCATCCAGATCAAGCCCTTCTAGAAGCCGCAGGTTCATGAGGATGGTTTCGGTTATCTCGGTTTTTGAAGCGCCTCCGCCGCCCATGGGGGTGGATTCGGAGCTCATTAGAAGAGCCGCGGCACCGCCGCGGCTGTACAAATCTCTATTCAAATATTCCTGTGTATCCTTTGGATTCTCCCGTCTTTTTCCCCCCATATGCGATGCGGCGGAGGCGCCTATGCCGATATAATCTCCGTTCTTCCAATAGTTCATATTGTGTTTGCATTCAAATCCGGGTTTTGCGAAATTCGAGATCTCATAATGATGATAGCCGCGGGATTTGAGCAGATCGATGGTGTGTTTATACATTTCAAATTGCGTGTCATCGTTTGGAAGAGACGCCCCACCGGGGCGTCTGTACATCGGATCATTTTTATCCCCCGAATATATTTTATGAAATGGTGTTCCTTCCTCGATCTGAAGGCCATAGCAGGAAAGGTGTTCTGGCCCAAGCTCAAGCGCCTGGTCCAGGGTCCTCTGCCATGAGCCCAGGGTCTGTTGCGGTATCCCGAACATCAGGTCAAGATTAATGTTGTTAAAGCCGGCTTCTCTGGCAATTGAAAAAGCTTGAATTATCCTCCCTCTGTCATGTATCCGCCCCAGAGCTCTCAATTCATCGTTGTTAAACGATTGCGCGCCGATCGAAAGGCGGTTTGCGCCGTATTGCCGCAATAATTTCAATTTATCAAGGGTCATAGAATCCGGGTTCCCTTCTATCGTGAATTCTATATGTTGGGGCCCCGATCCGATCGGGGTCCGTACGATACCCATCAATTTTCGCAATTGTTCCGTGTCCAATATCGTCGGGGTGCCGCCGCCGATGAATATTGTGGATGGGACAAATCCGGGATATGATCGCAATTCATTATTGATCGCAATTAAATAATCGTGTAGGGGCTGGACTTCGGCGAGCTCAGTCGAGCCGCGGCCGCCAGCCCCTACATTATCATCGGCGGCGTCATCGATCGGGACAGAGGCAAAATCGCAATAATCGCATTTTTTTCTGCAAAAGGGGATATGGATATAGAGGCCGGCCATTCTTTAGGAGTTGATGTAGGTCATAAGGCCGCCGAGCAGGGAGAACTGCGCGACAATGAAAACGGATTCAGCATTTCCAAGAGGTATGCCGACAAGCCTGGCCCCCGCAAGAAGCGCCATGCCCAGCGCCAGTCCGGCGCCGGCACCGGCCATGCCCCCGGCTTTAAAGGCGTGCCTTTTTGCCGGTTCTTTTGTCAATGACCTTGGGTCAGGGACTTCAAGCTCCGCAGCGTTCTTCAGAGCTTTTTTGCCCTGTCCTACAAGCCCTTCTTCATCATTTACGGCCATAAAAAAACCTCTCTTGTATAAGGATATCGCAATATTTATAGCAGGATTTCATCCTATCTTCAAGATGGAAAGGAAGGCTTCCTGGGGCACATCAACTCTTCCCACTCTTTTCATCCTTTTCTTCCCTTCCTTCTGTTTTTCAAGCAGTTTGCGTTTTCTGGTGATATCCCCGCCGTAGCATTTTGCTATCACATCTTTTCTCATAGCTTTGACCGTTTCTCTGGCTATCACCTTGCTGCCTATGGCTGCCTGTATGGGGACCTCGAACTGCTGGCGGGGGATCACATCTTTTAGTTTTTCGGCAAGCTTTTTGCCTCTGTAATACGCATTTTCCCTCGGGACTATGGTGGAGAGGGCATCCACCCGTTCTTCATTTAACAATATGTCGAGGCGCACAAGGTCGCTCACTCTGTATTCTATAAAATCATAGTCCATCGAAGCGTATCCCTGCGAAACCGACTTAAGCCGGTCGTAGAACTCGATTATTATTTCGGCAAGAGGGAATTCGTAGGTCAGCATCACATGGCTTGTGTCAAGATATTCCATGTTGACAAAGGAGCCGCGCTTTTCGCTGGAAAGGGTCATGATCCCGCCGACATACCTGTCGGGGCACAGCAGGGTGACTTTGTAATAGGGCTCTTCAAGGGAATCCAGCAGGGAAGGGTCCGGCAGCTTGGACGGGCTGTCGATGAATACAGGGGGCTTGTTCTTGGAATTGACCTTGTAGACCACATTCGGAGCCGTTGCTATAAGGGAAAGGCCGTACTCCCTTTCCAGGCGCTCCTGGATTATCTCAAAATGCAGCATCCCGAGAAAACCGCAGCGGAAACCAAACCCGAGAGCCGTAGAATTTTCCGGTTCAAAGAACAGAGAAGCGTCGTTAAGCGACAATTTTTCCAGCGCGTCCTTTAGCTGCCCGTATTCTTCCCCGTTGACGGGATAGAGCCCGCAAAAGACCATGGGTTTTGCCTGCTTGTAGCCGGGGAGAGGTTCTTTGGACGCTTCTTTTGAATGGGTTATGGTGTCCCCGACATGGGCGTCGCGCACATCTTTTATGTTTGCGATAATATAACCTACCTCTCCCGCAAAAAGGCTGTCTTTTGGCACAAGATCAAGCTTGAATATGCCTACCTCAAGCACCTCGAACTCTGTACAGGAGCCCATCATCAGTATCTTTTCTCCGGCCTTGAGACAGCCGTCCTTTACCCTTACATAAACTATCACTCCGCGGTAGGCATCATAATGCGAATCAAAGATCAAGGCTCTAAGCCTGTCGCTGCTGTTCTCTTTTGGGGACGGGACCCTTGCGATGACGGACCTCAGCACCTCTTCTATGCCGATGCCGCTCTTGGCGCTGGCCAGTACCATCTCTTTTTCGTC
Proteins encoded in this region:
- a CDS encoding 16S rRNA (uracil(1498)-N(3))-methyltransferase is translated as MNRFFVLPGSIDKDIITVSGHDVNHIKNVLRLKAQDELVCFDGQGMEYLCSIESFGKDCVSARILSSKKTDTEPSVKITLVQALPKASKMDLIIQKSVELGVHKIIPITTERTVARGEKLERWRKISKEAAQQCGRAIIPEVSPVLNFDEFLELAPSLSRGISKDFDLKLIPWENEKQISLKSVLKEHTNTNSIAVLIGPEGGFSKKEVAGAVAHGFKPVSLGRTVLRTETAGMAATAMIIYELE
- the dnaJ gene encoding molecular chaperone DnaJ encodes the protein MANKDYYGSLGISKPSSPDEIKKAFRSLARKYHPDVCKEPDATKKFKEINEAYQVLSDPRKKQMYDTYGTAGPAGGFNASGFPDLEDILRDFTSSSPFGDMFESFFGGRQGASRKRGPEPGNDLRYDLELTLEEAHNGLEREVEIERLKVCGKCKGSGAEGFTAVKKCPQCGGSGQVTRAQRTILGSFSQIVVCDKCSGYGEIIENPCKTCKGSGRIRTKDKAKVTVPAGIDAGYRLKVSGFGDAGIRGGGYGDLYVFIDVKPHPMLRRDGDNLYTTDKIDFVSAALGDTAHINVFGQDVELKIPAGTQPNTVFRIKGKGINKLYGHGRGDLFVEVQVEIPTRLSKEQAQLLKKIKGAK
- the dnaK gene encoding molecular chaperone DnaK: MSKIIGIDLGTTNSCCAVVIGGEPTVIPSSEGERIVPSVVAFPKDNERVVGRIAKRQAITNPENTVYSIKRFMGRRVTEVGEEMRLVPYKVTEDKAGGAGVSIRGKTYTPPEISAMVLQKIKQDAEAYLGEKVSKAVITVPAYFNDSQRQATKDAGAIAGLEVVRIINEPTAAALAYGLDKKHAEKIAVYDLGGGTFDISILEIGDGVFEVKSTNGDTHLGGDNFDEKIVNWLVDEFKKENGIDLKNDRMALQRLRDASEKAKCELSTVMEAEINLPFITADASGPKHLVIKLSRSKLEQLVDDLIQRTLGPVKNALSDAKLGASDINEVILVGGQTRMPKVQEVVKSLFGKEPNKTVNPDEVVAIGAAIQGGVLTGEVKEMVLLDVTPLSLGIETLGGVMTRLIERNTTIPTSKSEVFSTAGDGQTSVEVHVLQGERQMASDNRTLGRFHLEGIPPAPRGIPQIEVTFDIDANGILHVSAKDKGTGKVQKISITASSGLTKDDIDKMKKEAELHESDDKKKKEEVEIRNQADNLAYTAEKTLKDMGDKIDAQTKEKVQKGIEELKKSLAGTDTAKIKQDLEALQKEVYEMSSQVYKAQQPPQGEQSQGQGDAGASGPSQNPGDDKTINADWKESDQK
- the grpE gene encoding nucleotide exchange factor GrpE encodes the protein MKIIGGNNKMDKDKAEKAECPDEKDAKIEELKNQLLRLMADFDNFKKRAAAEKEEIVFFSNEALIIALLPILDNFERAMDHASGCGREKVGEEFFKGFALIKKQLEDVLQKIGVCPIECVGKPFDPNFHEAVITKAVEGLDDGTVAEEMQKGYTFRGKLIRPSMVIVSKNP
- the hemW gene encoding radical SAM family heme chaperone HemW: MAGLYIHIPFCRKKCDYCDFASVPIDDAADDNVGAGGRGSTELAEVQPLHDYLIAINNELRSYPGFVPSTIFIGGGTPTILDTEQLRKLMGIVRTPIGSGPQHIEFTIEGNPDSMTLDKLKLLRQYGANRLSIGAQSFNNDELRALGRIHDRGRIIQAFSIAREAGFNNINLDLMFGIPQQTLGSWQRTLDQALELGPEHLSCYGLQIEEGTPFHKIYSGDKNDPMYRRPGGASLPNDDTQFEMYKHTIDLLKSRGYHHYEISNFAKPGFECKHNMNYWKNGDYIGIGASAASHMGGKRRENPKDTQEYLNRDLYSRGGAAALLMSSESTPMGGGGASKTEITETILMNLRLLEGLDLDGFKKRFGASLEDLYGKELEKLSALGLIEILKGRLKLSENGLYLANKVFEEFV
- the lepA gene encoding translation elongation factor 4, coding for MPQQSNIRNFSIIAHIDHGKSTLADRILEFTGTVEKRDMKDQVLDSMDLERERGISIKAKAIRIDYDGYVLNLIDTPGHVDFGYEVSRALAACEGALLVVDAAQGVEAQTLANAFLARSNKLKIIPVINKVDLPSADPGMVAKELSNLFGFDEKEMVLASAKSGIGIEEVLRSVIARVPSPKENSSDRLRALIFDSHYDAYRGVIVYVRVKDGCLKAGEKILMMGSCTEFEVLEVGIFKLDLVPKDSLFAGEVGYIIANIKDVRDAHVGDTITHSKEASKEPLPGYKQAKPMVFCGLYPVNGEEYGQLKDALEKLSLNDASLFFEPENSTALGFGFRCGFLGMLHFEIIQERLEREYGLSLIATAPNVVYKVNSKNKPPVFIDSPSKLPDPSLLDSLEEPYYKVTLLCPDRYVGGIMTLSSEKRGSFVNMEYLDTSHVMLTYEFPLAEIIIEFYDRLKSVSQGYASMDYDFIEYRVSDLVRLDILLNEERVDALSTIVPRENAYYRGKKLAEKLKDVIPRQQFEVPIQAAIGSKVIARETVKAMRKDVIAKCYGGDITRKRKLLEKQKEGKKRMKRVGRVDVPQEAFLSILKIG